In Mycolicibacterium alvei, a single window of DNA contains:
- a CDS encoding cytochrome P450 has translation MTNILTKPDVDLTDGNFYADGGAREAYRWMRANEPVFRDRNGLAAATTYAAVLDAERNPELFSNTGGIRPDQPGMPYMIDMDDPAHVLRRKLVNAGFTRKRVMDKVPSIVNLCDTLIDAVCERGECDFVRDIAAPLPMAVIGDMLGVLPTERDMLLKWSDDLVCGLSSHLDETAIANLMETFASYTAFTMEVIAKRRAEPTDDLFSILVNAEVDGQRMSDDEIVMETLLILIGGDETTRHTLSGGTEQLLRHRDQWESLVADQSLLPGAIEEMLRWTSPVKNMCRTLTADTTFHGTDLKAGEKMMLMFESANFDEAVFENPDEFRIDRNPNSHLAFGFGTHFCLGNQLARLELRLMLERLLTRLPDLRLADNSPLPLRPANFVSGPETMPVVFTPTAPLGA, from the coding sequence GTGACCAATATCCTGACCAAACCCGATGTCGACCTCACCGACGGCAATTTCTATGCCGACGGCGGAGCCCGTGAGGCCTACCGCTGGATGCGGGCCAACGAGCCGGTGTTCCGCGACCGCAACGGGTTGGCCGCCGCGACCACCTACGCGGCTGTGCTCGACGCCGAACGTAACCCCGAGCTGTTCTCGAACACCGGCGGCATCCGTCCCGACCAACCGGGCATGCCCTACATGATCGACATGGACGATCCGGCACATGTGTTGCGCCGCAAGCTGGTCAACGCCGGATTCACGCGCAAGCGCGTCATGGACAAGGTGCCCTCGATCGTGAACCTGTGCGACACCCTGATCGACGCGGTGTGCGAACGCGGGGAATGCGACTTCGTCCGGGACATCGCCGCGCCGCTGCCGATGGCGGTGATCGGCGACATGCTCGGAGTGCTGCCCACCGAACGCGACATGCTGCTGAAGTGGTCGGACGATCTGGTCTGCGGATTGAGCTCGCATCTGGACGAGACGGCCATCGCCAATCTGATGGAGACGTTCGCCTCCTACACCGCCTTCACCATGGAGGTGATCGCCAAGCGGCGCGCGGAGCCGACCGACGATCTGTTCTCGATCCTGGTCAACGCCGAGGTCGATGGCCAGCGTATGAGTGACGACGAGATCGTCATGGAGACGCTGTTGATCCTGATCGGTGGCGACGAGACCACCCGGCACACGCTGTCGGGTGGGACCGAGCAACTGCTGCGCCACCGGGACCAGTGGGAATCGCTGGTGGCGGATCAGTCCCTGTTGCCCGGCGCCATCGAGGAGATGCTGCGCTGGACCTCGCCGGTGAAGAACATGTGCCGCACCTTGACCGCCGACACCACCTTCCACGGAACCGACCTGAAGGCCGGCGAGAAGATGATGCTGATGTTCGAGTCGGCCAACTTCGACGAAGCCGTTTTCGAGAATCCCGATGAATTCCGGATCGACCGAAACCCCAACAGCCACTTGGCCTTCGGTTTCGGTACGCACTTCTGCCTGGGCAATCAGCTGGCCCGGTTGGAGCTGCGGCTGATGCTCGAACGGTTGCTCACCCGACTGCCCGACCTGCGTCTGGCCGACAACAGCCCGCTGCCGTTGCGTCCGGCCAACTTCGTCAGCGGGCCCGAGACCATGCCGGTCGTCTTCACCCCCACTGCGCCGCTGGGAGCCTGA
- a CDS encoding acetoacetate decarboxylase family protein, with translation MPVQVRTAEQHMAVFSVDADAAQRMIDYSGLRVYRYRPRRALVVVMLMHYIDGDLGRYLEYGTNVMVNRPGSEASGLRGLASAGAFIHHLPVDGEFTLQAGRQIWGYPKVLADFTFRDGSPFGFDVSIDGRLAVQMDFQPGIPVPSAFTAKPRVQFTYSHLDGVLRETEGQIGLSGARYRPGGVRIRLGDHPYAEELAALGLPKRALLSSSARNVQMTFADAKEIS, from the coding sequence ATGCCGGTGCAGGTCCGTACCGCTGAACAGCATATGGCGGTGTTCTCCGTGGACGCAGATGCCGCGCAACGCATGATCGACTACAGCGGCCTGCGTGTGTACCGATACCGGCCGCGCCGTGCGCTCGTCGTGGTGATGTTGATGCACTACATCGACGGTGATCTGGGCCGGTACTTGGAGTACGGCACCAACGTCATGGTGAACCGGCCCGGATCGGAGGCCTCGGGTCTGCGCGGCCTGGCCTCGGCGGGCGCCTTCATCCATCACCTCCCGGTCGACGGCGAGTTCACGCTGCAAGCCGGCCGGCAGATCTGGGGCTATCCGAAAGTCCTGGCGGACTTCACCTTCCGCGACGGTAGTCCGTTCGGGTTCGATGTCAGCATCGACGGCCGACTGGCGGTGCAGATGGATTTCCAACCGGGGATCCCGGTTCCGTCGGCATTCACCGCCAAGCCTCGGGTGCAGTTCACCTACTCTCACCTCGACGGCGTGCTACGCGAAACCGAAGGCCAGATCGGCCTTTCCGGTGCGCGCTACCGCCCGGGCGGGGTCCGGATCCGGCTCGGTGACCACCCGTACGCCGAAGAACTCGCGGCCCTGGGCCTGCCCAAACGGGCGTTGTTGTCCAGTTCGGCCCGAAATGTGCAGATGACGTTCGCTGACGCCAAGGAGATTTCGTGA